One genomic region from Nitrospira sp. encodes:
- a CDS encoding biopolymer transporter ExbD, giving the protein MERELNQINVIPLVDVMLVLLVIVLTTATFISTGQVPVELAKAKEVSDHQDVPLMITLTSDGRLFLNDQSIPTNGLTTALNGHPRESAVVLRADRVTVLERFVGVVDEVRGLGFRHVSLEVLRS; this is encoded by the coding sequence ATGGAGCGTGAGCTGAATCAGATCAATGTCATTCCTCTCGTGGACGTGATGCTGGTCCTCTTGGTCATTGTCTTGACCACGGCGACGTTCATTTCGACGGGACAAGTGCCGGTCGAACTGGCGAAAGCGAAGGAAGTCAGCGATCACCAGGACGTGCCGCTGATGATTACCTTGACGTCCGATGGCCGGCTGTTTCTGAATGACCAATCCATCCCCACGAACGGGCTGACGACCGCCTTGAATGGGCATCCTCGCGAGTCAGCGGTCGTATTGCGGGCTGATCGAGTCACCGTCTTGGAGCGGTTCGTGGGAGTGGTCGATGAAGTGAGGGGACTTGGATTTAGACATGTGAGTCTTGAGGTCCTGCGATCATGA
- a CDS encoding energy transducer TonB, translating into MTTIEFSQVGVRTAVDRSAVGEQARGWTVSLLLHGMAVVGAVLFMAEIDKPILLESFHWDVSMVEAPTQSESPPAESVVQPPPSPVTPKPPVRPTSKPIAQQPQPMTHQESVVTNAEPVMEHAPVESAENQVVTSEAAVAQTVESFTPQIVEQASPVESQGPVLEHRMVQYRPVQYRRTQADYGWLRDMLWKRIEELKRYPALARTNHWEGRVVVQAVIKADGTVGELSVAESSGHALLDEEALVVMKKASPLTLKHQLERSQITILVPISYRLDG; encoded by the coding sequence ATGACGACCATCGAGTTTAGTCAGGTCGGCGTACGCACTGCCGTCGACAGAAGTGCTGTTGGAGAGCAGGCCCGAGGGTGGACGGTCTCCCTGCTGCTTCATGGCATGGCTGTGGTGGGCGCTGTTCTCTTCATGGCGGAAATTGACAAGCCGATTCTGCTGGAGTCGTTTCACTGGGACGTCTCGATGGTGGAAGCTCCGACGCAATCCGAATCGCCACCGGCCGAATCGGTGGTTCAGCCTCCTCCTTCACCCGTCACGCCGAAGCCACCCGTCAGACCGACATCCAAGCCGATCGCTCAACAGCCTCAGCCAATGACACACCAGGAGTCGGTGGTCACCAACGCAGAGCCAGTGATGGAACATGCTCCCGTGGAGTCGGCTGAAAATCAGGTCGTCACATCGGAAGCCGCCGTCGCACAAACGGTCGAATCATTCACTCCGCAGATTGTTGAACAGGCGTCTCCGGTTGAATCTCAAGGGCCTGTCTTGGAGCACCGCATGGTGCAGTACCGGCCGGTGCAATATCGCCGGACCCAAGCAGATTACGGCTGGCTCCGCGACATGCTTTGGAAGCGGATCGAAGAATTAAAGCGCTATCCGGCCCTGGCGAGAACCAACCATTGGGAAGGCCGAGTCGTCGTCCAGGCAGTCATCAAGGCGGACGGGACAGTGGGAGAGCTCAGTGTCGCTGAAAGCTCAGGCCACGCGCTGCTGGATGAGGAGGCCTTGGTGGTCATGAAGAAAGCCTCCCCGTTGACGCTCAAACATCAATTGGAGAGGTCGCAGATTACCATTCTGGTTCCGATCAGTTATCGATTGGACGGGTAA
- a CDS encoding PepSY-associated TM helix domain-containing protein — protein MIADQFRSNITQPDLIDPIGASAGLDSPASAQPHFKLKRFWLKIHLYLGLFGGGLFVLMSLTGSFLVFYKAIDEWLNPALVTTNGESSYRPLNEIVAVARTAGPSDGVLDSVEWPSHPRGVFLTWHKVPADTVGGFSWFQVAIDPYTAVVLTKDREWGGYLVSFIYKLHASLLMDDVGAAILGFVAIALLVSIITGLYLWWPRPGRLRQALTFTSARSPIRRQYEWHKLSGFYSAIILGMLAFTGLYLEFSDYVVPIVRLFSPVQEFPEEETLQSIPIAGTLPLSVEEAIALTGRVFPEGELRSISIPHGDTDVYQISLRQPGEVMESSGQSQVWLDQYSGKILRVHDWRQFTGGETFLAWLFPLHNGEAFGLAGRWIVFFIGFVPLVLYVTALRMWWLKRQAHRRQSAYDPEHYHRLPLLPD, from the coding sequence ATGATTGCCGACCAGTTTAGGTCCAACATCACACAACCGGACTTGATCGACCCCATTGGTGCTTCTGCGGGCCTTGATTCACCAGCGTCGGCGCAGCCTCATTTTAAATTAAAAAGGTTTTGGCTGAAGATCCATCTCTATCTGGGACTGTTCGGCGGCGGGCTGTTCGTATTGATGAGCCTCACCGGCAGCTTCTTGGTCTTCTATAAGGCCATCGACGAATGGTTGAATCCCGCGCTCGTGACGACGAACGGCGAGAGTTCCTATCGACCCTTGAATGAGATCGTCGCGGTGGCCAGGACGGCTGGCCCATCCGATGGCGTACTGGATAGCGTCGAATGGCCGTCCCACCCGCGGGGTGTCTTTCTCACCTGGCACAAGGTGCCGGCCGATACAGTCGGTGGCTTCAGTTGGTTTCAAGTGGCCATCGATCCGTATACGGCAGTCGTGCTGACCAAAGACCGTGAATGGGGCGGATACCTGGTTTCGTTCATCTACAAGCTGCATGCATCGCTTCTGATGGACGATGTTGGTGCGGCGATATTAGGGTTTGTCGCTATCGCCCTGCTTGTCTCGATCATTACCGGTCTGTACCTCTGGTGGCCGCGTCCCGGTCGCCTCCGTCAGGCACTCACCTTCACATCGGCCAGGAGCCCGATTCGTCGACAGTACGAATGGCACAAACTCAGTGGATTCTACAGCGCGATCATCCTGGGGATGCTCGCCTTCACCGGTCTGTACCTGGAATTCAGCGACTATGTGGTTCCGATCGTTCGACTCTTTTCGCCGGTTCAAGAATTTCCTGAAGAAGAAACGCTGCAATCCATTCCAATTGCAGGCACTCTGCCGTTGTCCGTCGAGGAGGCGATCGCGCTCACGGGGCGAGTGTTTCCGGAAGGGGAGTTGCGGTCCATCAGCATTCCTCATGGGGACACGGATGTCTATCAAATCAGCCTGCGCCAGCCGGGCGAGGTCATGGAATCGAGCGGTCAAAGCCAAGTCTGGCTGGATCAATACAGCGGTAAGATCCTTCGTGTCCACGATTGGCGGCAGTTTACCGGCGGCGAAACGTTTTTGGCTTGGCTCTTCCCTCTGCACAACGGCGAAGCATTCGGCCTCGCCGGTCGATGGATCGTGTTCTTCATCGGGTTTGTTCCCCTCGTGCTTTACGTCACTGCGCTGCGCATGTGGTGGCTCAAGCGACAGGCGCATCGCCGGCAATCGGCATATGATCCAGAACATTATCATCGCCTTCCTCTGTTACCGGATTGA
- a CDS encoding RNA polymerase sigma factor, translating into MRIQGMNLVGIESMVSCDARESAGTSLTLTYEQIAGLFHQYREELTRRLVGMVRSHETAADLVQDTYVRLLRLGDQQAVEQPRALLHRIAANLAIDHLRKEKHPVHAADGLDAAMAVPSHAPSPERELLGKQRFRIVLQAIERLPSRTREAFLLCRVYGYSYQEIARRMNISESAVEKLLMRALDRSCEALESLNNAE; encoded by the coding sequence ATGAGGATCCAGGGCATGAATCTTGTTGGAATAGAGTCCATGGTATCGTGCGATGCTCGTGAGTCGGCGGGTACCTCTCTAACGCTCACGTATGAGCAGATCGCAGGCTTGTTTCATCAGTACCGCGAGGAACTCACCCGTCGCCTTGTCGGTATGGTGAGATCTCACGAGACAGCCGCCGATCTTGTGCAAGATACGTATGTGCGGCTGCTGCGGCTGGGCGATCAGCAAGCCGTCGAGCAGCCGCGCGCCTTGCTTCACCGGATTGCGGCCAACCTGGCGATCGACCATTTACGAAAAGAAAAGCATCCGGTCCATGCCGCCGATGGTTTGGATGCCGCGATGGCGGTGCCCAGCCACGCGCCCTCTCCGGAACGCGAGTTGCTCGGAAAACAGCGGTTTCGAATCGTCCTTCAAGCGATTGAACGTTTGCCCTCTCGAACCCGCGAAGCCTTCCTGCTCTGCCGGGTGTATGGGTACTCCTATCAAGAGATCGCGAGGCGTATGAATATCTCTGAAAGCGCTGTGGAGAAGTTGCTGATGCGCGCGCTGGATCGGAGCTGTGAAGCGCTCGAATCGTTAAACAACGCTGAGTGA
- a CDS encoding FecR family protein: MQRTNESGDMFPCEEARLRKEAVAWLIRLQNDSLSPEERRAFNGWHEQSPAHALMFRKVSTVWNSPDLRAAAEAAVQADPSSFKIRTTVRRRWSILASACVILVIVVAVHLDVITRWRADYRTEVGERRTVELPDRSIVTLNTQSAIELSFDASTRRIRLLKGEALFNVRHDPAHPFIVESADTTTRAVGTAFVVRAEPDGDQIIVIEGAVEVDVISAGREAHLPAIATSGSRIDMVQGRMGEPYPVDVSAASAWARGRLVVNGVPFAQVIDELRRYYPGTIVLWNHAIDEMQVTGTYNLEDPARVLSLLTQTLPIRQVSLTDRIVILF, encoded by the coding sequence ATGCAGCGAACAAACGAATCAGGCGACATGTTTCCTTGTGAAGAAGCCAGGCTCCGGAAGGAAGCCGTGGCGTGGCTTATTCGGTTACAGAACGATAGCCTGTCGCCGGAAGAGCGACGGGCATTCAATGGGTGGCACGAGCAGAGTCCGGCGCATGCGCTGATGTTTCGTAAGGTTTCGACCGTTTGGAACAGTCCCGATTTGCGCGCGGCTGCGGAAGCGGCTGTGCAGGCCGATCCTTCCTCGTTCAAGATAAGAACTACGGTGCGTCGACGGTGGTCGATTCTAGCCTCCGCTTGTGTCATCCTAGTCATTGTCGTCGCGGTACACCTCGATGTTATTACGCGATGGCGGGCCGATTATCGGACCGAAGTCGGCGAGCGCCGCACCGTTGAATTGCCGGACCGGTCGATTGTTACCCTCAACACTCAATCAGCGATCGAGCTTTCGTTTGACGCCTCGACACGACGAATCCGTTTGCTCAAAGGGGAAGCGCTCTTCAACGTCCGGCATGATCCAGCCCATCCGTTCATCGTGGAAAGCGCCGACACCACCACGCGGGCTGTCGGAACGGCTTTTGTCGTGCGGGCAGAGCCGGATGGTGATCAGATTATCGTCATCGAAGGCGCCGTCGAAGTCGATGTGATCAGTGCTGGACGAGAGGCTCACCTACCGGCAATCGCGACTTCCGGATCGCGGATCGATATGGTGCAAGGCCGGATGGGGGAACCGTATCCCGTCGATGTCTCGGCGGCCTCAGCCTGGGCGCGAGGGCGGCTCGTGGTCAACGGCGTCCCGTTCGCCCAGGTGATCGACGAATTGCGTCGGTACTATCCTGGCACGATCGTCTTGTGGAACCACGCCATCGATGAGATGCAGGTGACCGGGACCTATAACCTTGAAGACCCCGCAAGAGTCTTGTCTCTTCTGACCCAGACCCTTCCGATCCGACAGGTCAGCTTGACCGATCGCATTGTGATTCTTTTCTAA
- a CDS encoding TonB-dependent receptor: MKREERDNGHISRHDDRNRRWFPAWSQDFCRRLLLLALIVTVADDLFAQQGVPPGTKGAPIEFNISAQPLGSALNAFAETTGWQVSVPTELVADRASSGLSGTHQPEAALQALLAGTGLIYRLTESNAVTLVPGAAMPTVASPSIGESQATTPGSQAGSMDTTMAKPIKVSEIVVKEKRERRDSYTVDEASSATRIPVPVHDTPRSVEVVTRQVMDDQKVTRFSEALRNVSGVAESNTQGGRAGEFTIRGFASEFNVFKNGFRDDARFASTDARDVINLERIEVVKGPPSYLYGRGDPGGVINQITKAPLKTPYYSAEMLIGSYNLYRPQFDIGGPLNASKTLTFRFNGLFESSGSYREGVESTRTFLAPTIGWEIGPRTTLRFEGEYLYSRAPIDRGLTAFGGGVLPIPISTFLGDPTRMNIAQNGKATLILLHDFNDMFRWRTGFRAAVNSDQYRSREAWFYVGDESNGILNLAQFYIPAFNQSYYLQNELHGNFSTGPIKHKTILGIELGREVSDSTTADDNQGQDTSIPGAFSYINVFNPADRLFLDTPLTTINDSKEVNGILGVYFGDHVSLTDKLHLHAGGRFDYFKQDLTNRPTDLDPTQTEEGQTDTAFSPSVGLTYQPWKPIALYANYTESFMPNIGTRSFDRALLSPQRGKAYEGGVKFRFFEDRLRATIAGFHINKTNVPTIDPINGFPFLVATGEQRSQGIEFDVAGRILPGWDLIGNYAYIDARVTEDNEFLVGSRLPNVPLNQGSLWTTYFLQEGPLKGLGAGLGMYAQGKRNGMFQCQNPGDCPEPFELPGFVRMDAAVYYRKPEIFTRTNLLAAVNFTNVLDQRYFTGTLGMREVVYTGAPFTVIGSVKLEFF, translated from the coding sequence GTGAAGAGAGAGGAACGAGACAACGGACATATTTCACGACACGACGATCGAAACCGCCGATGGTTTCCTGCGTGGTCGCAGGATTTCTGTCGGCGCCTGCTGCTTCTCGCGCTCATCGTGACGGTCGCCGACGACCTATTCGCGCAACAGGGCGTCCCGCCGGGAACAAAAGGCGCCCCAATCGAGTTCAACATTTCTGCACAACCGCTCGGCTCCGCGCTGAACGCCTTCGCCGAGACGACGGGCTGGCAGGTCAGTGTGCCGACCGAGCTGGTCGCCGATCGGGCCTCCTCCGGGCTCAGCGGGACCCACCAGCCCGAAGCTGCACTGCAGGCGCTGTTGGCCGGGACAGGACTGATCTATCGTTTGACCGAGAGCAATGCCGTCACGCTCGTGCCGGGAGCCGCAATGCCGACCGTGGCCTCGCCGTCGATCGGTGAAAGTCAGGCCACAACGCCGGGATCGCAGGCTGGGTCGATGGATACCACAATGGCGAAGCCCATTAAGGTGTCTGAAATTGTGGTGAAAGAAAAACGTGAGCGGCGAGATTCCTATACCGTTGACGAGGCCTCGAGTGCGACCAGGATTCCCGTTCCGGTTCACGACACCCCTCGGTCTGTCGAGGTGGTAACGAGGCAGGTGATGGACGATCAAAAAGTCACCCGGTTCAGTGAGGCCCTGCGGAATGTAAGCGGGGTGGCGGAATCCAACACTCAGGGCGGTCGCGCCGGCGAATTCACGATCCGGGGATTTGCATCGGAATTCAACGTCTTCAAGAACGGCTTTCGCGATGACGCCAGATTCGCCTCAACCGACGCGCGAGACGTCATCAACCTAGAGCGCATCGAGGTCGTCAAAGGTCCACCATCCTATCTGTACGGTCGAGGCGATCCGGGTGGTGTCATCAATCAAATCACGAAGGCGCCGCTGAAAACTCCTTATTACTCGGCGGAAATGCTCATCGGCAGTTATAACCTGTATCGTCCACAGTTCGACATCGGCGGCCCGCTGAACGCCAGCAAGACGCTGACCTTTCGATTTAACGGCCTGTTCGAGTCATCTGGCAGTTACCGAGAAGGGGTCGAGTCGACCAGGACCTTCCTGGCGCCGACGATCGGGTGGGAGATCGGGCCTCGGACGACCTTGAGGTTCGAAGGTGAGTACCTATACAGTCGCGCCCCCATCGACCGCGGATTGACCGCCTTCGGCGGAGGCGTCTTGCCGATCCCGATCAGCACCTTCTTAGGCGATCCGACTCGTATGAATATAGCGCAAAATGGGAAAGCCACGCTGATCTTGTTGCACGACTTCAACGACATGTTCAGGTGGCGCACCGGTTTTAGAGCGGCGGTGAACAGCGACCAGTATCGGAGCCGGGAAGCGTGGTTCTACGTCGGGGACGAAAGCAATGGCATTTTGAATCTGGCACAGTTTTACATCCCCGCTTTCAACCAGAGTTACTATTTGCAGAATGAATTGCACGGAAATTTTTCCACCGGCCCGATCAAGCACAAGACCATCCTCGGGATCGAGCTGGGACGTGAAGTCTCTGATAGTACAACAGCCGACGATAATCAGGGTCAGGATACCAGCATACCTGGCGCCTTCAGCTATATTAACGTTTTTAATCCTGCCGACCGACTCTTTCTGGATACCCCGCTCACCACAATCAATGATAGCAAAGAAGTCAACGGTATTCTGGGCGTCTATTTCGGCGATCACGTGAGTCTCACGGACAAGCTCCACCTGCACGCCGGTGGCCGGTTCGATTACTTTAAGCAGGATCTCACCAATCGTCCCACCGATCTCGATCCGACTCAAACTGAGGAAGGCCAAACCGACACGGCTTTCAGCCCGTCCGTTGGACTGACCTATCAACCCTGGAAACCCATCGCGTTGTATGCCAACTATACCGAGTCCTTCATGCCTAATATCGGAACCAGAAGCTTTGACCGGGCGCTGTTGAGTCCACAGCGGGGCAAGGCCTATGAAGGAGGGGTCAAGTTTCGATTCTTCGAGGACCGGTTGCGGGCGACCATCGCCGGTTTTCACATCAATAAGACAAATGTGCCAACGATCGATCCGATCAACGGATTCCCGTTTTTGGTAGCGACGGGTGAACAGCGGAGTCAAGGTATCGAGTTCGACGTGGCAGGAAGGATTTTGCCGGGGTGGGATCTCATCGGCAACTATGCCTACATCGACGCGAGGGTCACCGAAGATAATGAATTTTTGGTAGGAAGCCGACTGCCCAACGTCCCCCTCAACCAGGGCAGTCTCTGGACGACCTATTTTCTCCAGGAGGGTCCGCTCAAAGGCCTTGGCGCTGGACTCGGCATGTATGCCCAAGGCAAGCGGAACGGCATGTTCCAATGCCAGAATCCGGGCGATTGCCCGGAACCGTTCGAACTTCCCGGGTTTGTTCGCATGGATGCCGCGGTGTACTATCGGAAACCGGAGATATTCACCCGAACCAACTTACTCGCTGCCGTGAACTTCACCAACGTCTTGGATCAGCGGTACTTTACCGGAACGTTGGGGATGCGGGAAGTTGTCTACACCGGCGCGCCCTTCACGGTGATCGGCTCTGTGAAGCTGGAGTTTTTCTAG